The genomic interval GATTGTTCTTAAATAATGTTTTGGGGGTGGAGGGGAACAAAATTGCATGGAGTTTGTGTGacttataatattgaattgCGTGGATTTTAGTGACGGTGATCTTTGAAAATTGGGAGATGATTATTTGACCGTGTCTCTAAAATACTTGTTTACATTTGCTTTGGGATAAAAGCAATTCATAGATGCATAATATTGTatgttcttttaattttcacgGCAggctagagagagagagagagagagattctATAGCCATGTTTGCCCTTGCCAGTCTTTGAATGTACTTGAGAAGCGGCCAGTGTTggaagaaattttagaatgcATTAAAAGTATATTGCCCCTtatataataagtaaataacattatatcatatattatatattaaatttttttatgatttttttcctgctttcattttttttgttaaactattttaaacgataaaattgattgaaacCCTCAATGTCAATACTGTTATCAAAGAttcaaaataatgaattttatcCATCTATTAATTCAAACACTCGTAAAATTACTtgttaaaacaatatttaataGATCAAGGGCATAAATCAATGTTGTTATTGACAGTTTATATGCTTAAGGATTAAACACTTATAATTTGGTTTTTGTAGcacaattgattattttaagatttactTGACATCTAGTGGTGTTTACTAAACACCCTATCACCCTTCTCTCGAATGTGAAAAGGATTTGTTGTTAACGGTATTAAGCTACACCTCAATTGTGTTATTAGaaactctttttttatatatataaataatgattaTTGTGATGTTTATATGGATAGTATTATTGTGatgtttatataaataatgattaCATAACTTTTCTGAACCATACAAAACTATGAATTTCGTAATTTATATGGTTCACAAGAGTTGTGTAAGTTAACTTAGCATTTGTCTAGTATATAACgtttattgatatatttattttgaagtttgaaccCTTTATTGAACTAGCACAGTCACATGAAGCAGAGAGAGCAACATGCCAACATCCAACAAGGAAGATATTTCATTGttcaaaaacaacaaataaattaatgagcGATTCATGGTTTGTGCGAATGGTGGGCCGTGGCCCATGGGGGCTTGTCAATGATGTAAATTTTGCCTCTCCGCAAAAGACGGGTAAAGGAGTTTAAGAGTACTCTTAgtacttctaaaaaaaaagggtactCTTAGTAGGTCCTATCTAGGGAGCGCGGTCACATGCGACTAAATACATCTCAAATTATcctctaataaaaatttgacacgCTCACAGTCGCGCACAATAAGATCCGCGACTGCTGCACACACCAAATCATGCTCATGCTTTCAATTCTATCAAGCAAGCTTAGACCAAGCTCAAAGTAATCCATTTAGCAATTTGGCCGATTTTGGCATTTGTTGAATCTTGACTTTTGGACTTAACTGGAATCTGATGTGGCTGGTAACATGGAAAATCATGCAAAAtgctatataattttttagacccCAGAAACTTATATCTATAGATTACAACCAAatcaaaattgttaaatttaaaacatttcTAACAAGTtttagcattaattatagtttaattagtaaaataaacaattttcgAAGATTTGACCACCTAAGTTTATATtccaaaatagaaaaatcatcaatcacAGCTTGATTAATTAAGACGAGTCTTTTTCTAATCTTCATAACTTAAGATTTCAATACGAATGATCTCTATCTCACTTCTTGTTAAAGTAAATTATTCGAGGGAATGCCGAAGACTAAAGTATAAAGATTGTAGTAGGAAAATCAAACATCTGTGTATAAAAGTCAAAAGAATATTGCTACATGCAAtcataaaaatagttttatttcttcaacttaatttcttgtgtttaaaaaccaaaattcTTCTAGAGTGCCAATTGAAAATCAACATCATGATTCATGAGAACTGGTGAtgctaataaataataagtttcttttttaattgataatgcTGATAaataatacttaattaaatttcaacacATTTCTTTACATGTTTTAGGATGAActctaattcaattaataaactaaAGGATTTTCCAAGATCTGACAACATACATTCAAATTCCATATCGAAAAATCATCAATCCCAAATCAGAAAACGAGTCTTTGCTGATATTCaattacttaaaattaagATCACATGAATGATCTCCAGCTTGCTTTGAATTATTGTTTGAATGTCATTGACAGATTATAAAGATTGCTGTGGAAATACATACAAGTTGTCGTATCTATGTATGAAGCATTATTCAATCACGCACGAGGTGAAGCCGTGTATGTGAATCTAGAGTGCCAACCAAGAAGGAAACATGATGGGTCAACGAAAccttaaaatcaatatataaatcacaaattgaaattcatttaAGGCCAAACTCatgtccaaataaaaatttcgtCCTCGATCATTCCCATAATGGATACGATCATCTCATTTCaatgtattttgaaaaatattttttgcgGCGTGTAGAATTGTTCTGAGAAAATAGttgtaaatcattttttttccctccaaGTAactttattactattattatcattgttattatttttttcggCGTCAATTTGCAAGTTGTAGCTAATGGATAACTTTCactttttccttcatttttttcaataacgcaaaatcaaataaaaccaaaGAGTGAGTTGtgagtaattatttttaaaatctctcaGTGGCAACTTGGCCCTTCTTCTGAAAATTCACGAGACAAAGTCGTTTTGCGCTGCATCTTTTGTCCTGGCAACTGCCAAATTCTCGCATGTTCAGATTCTTTCTACATTTATTTACACACTTGCTTTATCCACATATATCCGTCTTCTTTACCCGACCACGCGTAATTgtacaattaattattcttttgatttaaataacaaaaggACCAAAAGCACTACTGTGATTATAATCCAAACAAAGAACTCTTTAATCAAGAATTAAGAGTGTAAAATTTTTGGTCACCTACTGAACATTGTCAGTCCTGAGAGTATTTAATGTCGTTCAAAAATGAGATAGTGATGGCGGCTACCAGAATAATTTCACTGTGTAAACGAGTCTATGTTAATTCTATTGATTCTGAATACAAGAATCATTGCACACGTCCAGGGGTTTTCTAACCATTATCTGGCAATTCTGAAAGATAGCTGCCGCATCGCCAAATATGAAATCGACTGTGTCTGTAATTAAGCAACTCCTGTAGAATTGGCGGTGAGTTTGCACCCACACTGCGTTTTGGTAGCCCTCAAAGCGGCAGTTGTGAAATGTTGCACGGTCGGATTGGACTCTAGCAGCCACTGCCTTACCCTTTTCTGGACCCGCAATGTTTCTGAATCCCATTGATTTAGCAAATAACCCGTCTCCGATAGCCACTGCAAAAGCAATCAACAATTAAGCAAGTTCGTAAAATAGATCCTAGTGCTAGTGATGGAACCAGTATTTTGGATATCGGTTATGATGGAGAAGAACTACAAATTTGGAGAGACCACACAACTAAAACGTAAGAACTACAAATTTGGAGAGACCACACAACTAAAACGTAAGATTTACACTGAATATCAGCTAAAGTTCGATTAGGACCCTTGACATAAAACAAACCCATTCTCTAATGTTTTATGGACTTGCAGGGTGATGggcataattaatatatatattttatctttaattatataattattagttatttttatttgttatttttaattaattaaattattttattgaatagggtaataaattgaagattggGAATAATTTGTGCTTAAAGGGATCAAAGCTAGAGAGAGTTGAAGATTGTTGATGCTCGCTGCCGTGGTGATAAAGtcgaaagaagaagaagaaacaattaaattgattggccGAATTACTAGCTAAAGGACATGAGAAATATTAGCCAAATTAAAGAGTGCACGTGAGTGAAGCCAAAGCAAATTAAAAGGCTTGGCCTTTGGCTTAAGAGTTGGAAAAGTCGATGGGCCCATTTGAAGACTAAATATAAAAGCCAAACTTTGATTTTAGAAAGGGGGGTAGCCGCCAGAGGAGAGCAGACGCAAGGCCGGAAGAGAGCAATCGGCATCAACAGTTCAATATTCTTCATGgccggttttttttttttttttgttattcttaattcaagtatgtctagttaatttatttatactaagGTTAATGATGAAACtttattcaatgaaataattatctttttatttaagtaattccctatatatatgttctttgatgattatgatttttatttcacatgattaattggatgttaataaaatcttttcatcaattttgtcatgcattattgattgttaggattaatatttgattaaatatatctttggatctataaagcttatacatgattattttttattttatgtctttcattaaattgtttacatagagTGCTTAGggaaactttgactctttgttattcaagaTGTTTACATGAGGTGCTTAGATATCATActattaagcagaaaaagaatctacattagatttaattacttgggcttaattgttatattcatGAGATGACAcagattgatttcgagttgtcactctaaaattggagattaattaataattagataattactagttgaattGTGATGGATTCTGAAATCTTGGTAATTcttatcttattgaattctcctttattttaattgcttccttagtttaattggtttaattttcttagtaaCTCAATTTGGTCAACTaagttagaattaatattaattttagatttaaattagatttttcaatttataacaatccttgtgggatcgacctcgttacaattattctatttctagattcgtgcgtttgcgagtatattaaaatttttcacagGGCTAGACTCGGGTCTCAACACCGTTCCGGCGCCCCTGCCTGTTGCCAAAATGTTAACGTAACTAACGTACCAAAAGTTGCAGAATCATAGATATTGACTCCGTCTGCAACACTTTTGCGCCCCACAATGATGGACTTCTGAGATCCTTCCCCAATGATTGTAAGATTCACCATACGCTTTGACAAAGTCACACTCTCTTCGTAAATTCCTGCGGCAACATAGATGACAAACCTACAGCGCATTCAAAATGGACGAACCATTACGAAAATGAATTGTTTGACATTGTTAGAAGCTCAATTGAATATCATAATTAATCATACCGTCCTTCATATTTTTGAGGTGCGGCTGCCAATGCTTCAGATATTGTTGTAAAGTTTCCGGAGCCATCTTTTGCCACTATCAAGTGTGGTTCTATCTTGTTGTTTTCTTCATCCTGcaacatttttctttcctgATGGCTCATCCAGGATGGTAGTACTCCATCTTTTGAATCCAAAAGGCCGCGATGATCCGTTCCTTCGGGCGTCAAATTCATGATTGATGACaagtattttgaaaattggcTTATCATAGCTAGAGAATTGCTAGTGAGTTGCTGGGTTTCATTCAGGGTTTTGTCCATGTCagatttcatttttccttcagGAAATCCATCAATGCATGTCTGCTGATAAGTCATGACTGCACTTAGCCAATTGTTCAATTCACCAGCCCTTTCTACAAGCATCCCAAGATCACGCTTTTTGCCACCAACTTGAGAAACACATCGATTCAATTCCTCCTTGGCGTCATCTATGACTTTcttacaaactttaaatgcAGCTTCTGTTTCTGGGGCATTAAAATCGTTGGATTCTACTTTCTTAATGGCCTTGTCAAGCTCAACAACAGTTGCTGCTATTGAAGCCTTGAGATGGCTGCAGCCGACAAAGTATCATTGCACGAATTCTTGTATGCGGTGCTCCCACATATAGttgaaatcattttttgtGCACGCGAAATCCCTTTCGGGTCTCCAGATGACGGTGATGTTTTAGAAGAATCCTCGCCATTATCTTGAGAAACAACTCCAAAAACTCCCGCAGCAATCAAAATGATGAGAACAAATGCAGAAATGGCAGAAATTGTTACTCGCTTTCGAAATGTTCGTTGTCTTTCAGCCTTCCTGCGTTCTGATAAATGATCAAAATCTTGAAATACCATTATTGTGACACGGGCAGAGATCTCTCTGCCTTAACATCCAAAGCAAAGGCAGAGCGATacgaaaaaatgaaaaattaaaaaaaaaaatgcaagacCAAGAACAAGAGAAACGGACAGGAGAATTTTTAGGTGTTATGTTTAAAAGTCAGTTAGGGGAACTTGTCCGAAACGGGTGATACAGAATCTCTACTTTATAACCGATTTTCCCTCCTTACCTTGCCtttaaattttgcaaaatcacTCTTATATCCGCACAACTAAATATAAACAAGTACCATTAAGTATCAAATTTATTCAGGATTGGCTATTAATTAGAGGGGACACTATGTGGAATTACATGTAGTGTAACATAATTTGTGCGATTCTATATATGGCGtgattttgttcattttagaCTAGGTCTGTAATATTTTGGTTGCCCTTCACAAATTCAAATAGGACTGCGCATAATTTCAGTCACTAGTGCTTTGATCGAAGTTACCTCCAACTCATCcgtgcagaaatgtgaaagcACATTCTGAATCTGAGTTCTCTGCTGGGACCTTGTAGCTTAGTGGGGCTCTGCACTTGACAAGCCATGTTTATGGCCACTTATGGCGGCCTTTGGTTTTTTCAAGTGTTGACGCGGTTGCCTCTTGAATACGGAAGGTTATTTTCCAAGATGACTTGATTTACCGGGATTTGAAAAATTCTGCATCCTGTTGGATGTGATACATCTTTGTTGAGTGCTTAAATTTGTTCCacattaattaacaataattagtaTATTGACTTTAGTATGTAGGATGGGTCATTTTAcgtaatattttgagttgaaTTAACTTCGTGAGTGTGAcaatacatttaattttattaaattagtatATAGTACTTGTAAGAAGAATCAATTAAGGGCGGACATACACATTAGAAAGTTTTAAATGCAAATCAATAAGATGTAAAGGGATGCAAACATAATTAAGTTTGGGATTGCATATTAATGATGAGAATTTAGCAAATAGATTGAGAGTAACAagtaaagaattttctaaattagTCAGGACCCAATGTAGTTTTCAAATACCAGATGGTTTAATAtaccaaaaaaagaattttcttcCGACATAGAAACTCTCATATTCTACTTTATAACCaagtcaaattaattaaaaatgtaatcTCTAAAATATGCTTCTCCAATCAGATCAATTTCAATGGTACATCTTGGGTTTTCCTcgcttttgatttttttttttaatactttcaGTAATTATTTACTAGGATCGAACTTAGCAGACTGTGATAAGTGAATATTAACAATATCGCTTTCAACTAGGTTAGGTACTCTTAACGCGAAAGTGTGTTCAATCATTCATTACTCATTAGAGTTTTggagttatttatttatttgtatttttagcaTAGTTTTAATTAGTAGGTTATAGTATAGGCTAATCTAGACACCGTAAGTACAAGCTATGCGCgattatctttttgaaaacaagTAGAAAAGGACACCATATGGCGTCAAGCTTCAAGAGTCAAATCCCACCGGTGAATAAATCGTTAAAAGGAcaaaccatttttttcatcaaaaagaacaaaaagacCTGACTTGGTTAGCCTATCACCATCTGTTCTCCATTCTGATATCTCAGTATTCAGAATCATCTGCTCAATTATATATAGTCAAGTTGAGCATCTTACCGACAAAAAAACTCATTAAATAAACgaaagattaaaaagaaattaggcCTCAAATTAAAGCTAAGATAACCAAACAAGTCAGACTCATAAAATTGTTTCCTTGGTGTGTGAAactgctttttatttttaattataacattATGCCAACTAGACTGTCTTAGGCATTTTCTTCAATATTGCACTTGAACTCGATGCTGCGTATATGATATAATTCGGCCAATTTGATCCTTTAAATGATATAtgctatttaaaataaaataaaaaagaaagaaagacagaaaaagaaaccccCCATATTCTTCACATGGTTTTGCTGCTTCATGTTCCTTGTTTGCACACAAAATGCTACTAACAAGCAAACCTAACACAAGATTTTATCCCATAAGCCTTTCATTGACAGatcaaatcattttcttacttcaaccaaatttcataaatattaacttTGAGAACCATACATAGGCCTTTCATTGACAGATCAAATCATTTCCTTACGTCAacctaatttcataaatatctaCTTTAGAAACCAAACTAATACAAACAAGAGTTCTAGTTACATTCgaacttaataaaaataaaaattaattttcacaaaaGATGGTGATTAAATCCCATCTTGGTaaggaattgaagttgaatCCAGCCACTCCTGACCATCAATTAACTGTGATACAGTAAAAGCATATGCATCATTCTCATCCATGACATGATACCCGGGCCAAGTGACCCGATTATCGGTCCCGGAACCTGGACCGTAATTATTGAACTCTCCGTAGTACAATGTGTCCAAGCCTTGATCACCTGACCACTCGCTCCACCCGGCTGGCTCAATAAAGTCATCAATGTAGGACTCAAGAAAAACTGTTGTTGAGTAGATCTTCAAGGGCCTGCCTAGGTAACTTTTAACACTTGCAGAATTTGCATACAGATCTTCAGTAGCCAAAA from Citrus sinensis cultivar Valencia sweet orange chromosome 9, DVS_A1.0, whole genome shotgun sequence carries:
- the LOC102624870 gene encoding probable pectinesterase/pectinesterase inhibitor 13, with protein sequence MLVERAGELNNWLSAVMTYQQTCIDGFPEGKMKSDMDKTLNETQQLTSNSLAMISQFSKYLSSIMNLTPEGTDHRGLLDSKDGVLPSWMSHQERKMLQDEENNKIEPHLIVAKDGSGNFTTISEALAAAPQKYEGRFVIYVAAGIYEESVTLSKRMVNLTIIGEGSQKSIIVGRKSVADGVNIYDSATFVAIGDGLFAKSMGFRNIAGPEKGKAVAARVQSDRATFHNCRFEGYQNAVWVQTHRQFYRSCLITDTVDFIFGDAAAIFQNCQIMVRKPLDVCNDSCIQNQ